The following are from one region of the Mycolicibacterium diernhoferi genome:
- a CDS encoding pirin family protein: protein MTRTASVDIRPAADRPATRISWLDSKHSFSFGDHYDPSNTHHGLLLVNNDDRVAPGTGFDTHPHRDMEIVTWVLQGSLVHQDSTGNNGVIYPGLAQRMSAGRGILHSEKNDSWTLTGSESHSEPVHFVQMWVVPDESGRDPGYQQLEIDDELLRGGLVTIASGMPEHRDTSAIAIGNRYAALHGARLQPGQSVQLPQAPYLHLFVPRGAVSLEGAGELAQGDAARLTATGGQRVTATEPAEILVWEMHAGLGG, encoded by the coding sequence ATGACCCGAACCGCATCCGTGGACATCCGGCCCGCGGCCGACCGCCCGGCAACCAGGATCTCCTGGCTCGACTCCAAGCACTCGTTCTCGTTCGGCGACCACTACGACCCGAGCAACACCCACCACGGCCTGCTGCTGGTGAACAACGACGACCGGGTCGCCCCCGGCACCGGCTTTGACACCCACCCGCACCGCGACATGGAGATCGTGACCTGGGTTCTGCAGGGGTCGCTGGTGCACCAGGACTCAACCGGCAACAACGGCGTCATCTATCCCGGTCTGGCCCAACGCATGTCGGCCGGGCGCGGCATCCTGCATTCGGAGAAGAACGACTCCTGGACGCTGACCGGATCCGAAAGCCACAGCGAGCCCGTGCATTTCGTGCAAATGTGGGTGGTCCCCGACGAGTCGGGCCGCGACCCGGGCTACCAGCAGCTCGAGATCGACGACGAACTGCTTCGCGGCGGGTTGGTCACCATCGCCTCCGGGATGCCAGAGCACCGCGACACATCGGCCATCGCGATCGGCAATCGGTATGCCGCACTGCACGGAGCCCGCCTGCAACCGGGCCAGTCGGTGCAGTTGCCGCAGGCACCCTATCTGCATCTGTTCGTGCCCCGGGGCGCGGTGAGCCTGGAGGGCGCCGGTGAACTGGCGCAAGGCGACGCCGCGCGACTGACGGCCACCGGCGGGCAGCGGGTCACCGCCACCGAACCGGCGGAGATCCTGGTGTGGGAGATGCATGCCGGCCTGGGCGGATAG
- a CDS encoding MmpS family transport accessory protein, which yields MTTVLRRYWLPILIVIAVAAGAFTVSNLRLVFGSNPVVVTPVGAGIAEDDDPKVVVLEVFGTAGTAVINYLDLDGKPQRAADPTLPWSLTMTTTAAAANVNLLAQSDGDSITCRITVDGEVKDERTATGMNAETYCLVKAA from the coding sequence ATGACCACGGTGCTGCGCCGGTACTGGCTGCCCATCCTCATCGTGATCGCCGTCGCCGCCGGCGCCTTCACGGTGAGCAATCTCCGCCTGGTATTCGGGTCGAACCCGGTCGTCGTCACCCCGGTCGGGGCAGGCATCGCCGAGGACGACGACCCCAAGGTCGTCGTCCTGGAGGTGTTCGGCACCGCCGGCACCGCCGTCATCAACTACCTGGATCTCGACGGCAAACCGCAGCGCGCGGCCGACCCCACGCTGCCCTGGTCGCTCACGATGACCACCACGGCCGCGGCCGCCAACGTCAACCTGCTGGCGCAGAGCGATGGCGACAGCATCACCTGCCGGATCACGGTCGACGGCGAGGTCAAGGATGAAAGGACCGCAACCGGCATGAACGCCGAAACCTACTGCCTGGTGAAGGCCGCATGA
- a CDS encoding MarR family winged helix-turn-helix transcriptional regulator, giving the protein MYSMWLNAQQQALWRGYLTMTGRLQTAMNRQLQRDCGLSLADYDVLVALDESPGCRVNDLGRHLGWEQSRVSHQLRRMRDRALVERRDADDDRRGAIVELTVQGRAALAAAAPAHAELVRTVVFDAMTPAESRAIEQWVTRVAARLAP; this is encoded by the coding sequence ATGTATTCCATGTGGCTGAATGCGCAGCAGCAGGCGCTGTGGCGGGGATACCTGACGATGACGGGACGGTTGCAGACCGCCATGAACCGGCAGTTGCAGCGGGACTGCGGACTGTCGCTGGCCGACTACGACGTGCTGGTGGCCCTCGACGAGTCGCCCGGATGCCGGGTGAACGATCTCGGCCGGCATCTCGGCTGGGAACAGAGCCGGGTATCGCACCAATTACGCCGGATGCGCGACCGGGCGTTGGTGGAACGCCGCGATGCCGACGACGACCGGCGCGGGGCGATCGTCGAGCTGACCGTGCAGGGGCGCGCGGCGCTCGCGGCGGCCGCGCCCGCACATGCCGAGTTGGTGCGCACGGTGGTGTTCGACGCGATGACGCCGGCCGAATCCCGCGCCATCGAGCAGTGGGTCACGCGGGTGGCGGCCCGGCTCGCGCCGTAG
- a CDS encoding L-lactate dehydrogenase, with the protein MPAHRNGKVSIVGVGSVGTAIAYACLIRGSAASLALYDVVAKKVRAEVLDLRHGSQFVPHCQVYGSDDLSVTADSQIVIVTAGAKQKPGQTRLELLAANAAMAADVTPKLLELSPNAVIVFVTNPVDVITHAATASADAPPGHIFGSGTVLDSSRFRYLIAELADLAVGNVHGFVVGEHGDSEIALWSSVSIGGVPAAHFRKDGRQIFDPATRTQIAADVVNAAYEIIEGKGATNLAIGLSTARIIEAIRGHQHRVLPVSTLQTGAYGLGEVCLSLPTVVSADGAGQVLEVPLSVDERDGLFASAATLRDAYRLVSS; encoded by the coding sequence GTGCCCGCACATCGAAATGGCAAGGTGTCCATCGTGGGTGTCGGCAGCGTCGGCACCGCGATCGCTTACGCCTGCCTCATCCGGGGCTCGGCCGCCTCGCTCGCGCTCTATGACGTCGTCGCCAAGAAGGTCCGAGCCGAAGTGCTCGACCTCAGGCACGGCAGCCAGTTCGTCCCGCACTGTCAGGTGTACGGCAGCGATGACCTGTCCGTCACCGCCGATTCGCAGATCGTCATCGTCACCGCCGGCGCCAAACAGAAACCAGGCCAGACCCGGCTGGAGCTGCTGGCCGCCAACGCGGCGATGGCCGCGGATGTGACCCCCAAGCTGCTCGAGCTCTCGCCCAACGCCGTCATCGTGTTCGTCACCAACCCCGTCGATGTGATCACCCACGCCGCGACCGCATCGGCCGACGCCCCGCCGGGACACATCTTCGGTTCGGGAACGGTCTTGGACTCCAGCAGGTTTCGTTACCTGATCGCCGAACTGGCGGATCTGGCCGTTGGTAACGTGCACGGGTTCGTCGTCGGCGAGCATGGTGACTCCGAGATCGCGCTGTGGTCCAGCGTGTCCATCGGCGGGGTGCCCGCCGCGCATTTCCGCAAGGACGGCCGACAGATATTCGACCCTGCGACTCGCACCCAGATCGCCGCCGATGTGGTCAACGCCGCGTACGAGATCATCGAGGGCAAGGGCGCCACCAATCTGGCCATCGGCCTGTCCACCGCACGCATCATCGAGGCGATCCGCGGGCATCAGCACCGGGTGCTGCCGGTATCCACCCTCCAGACCGGTGCCTACGGCCTGGGCGAGGTGTGCCTGTCCCTGCCGACGGTGGTGTCCGCCGACGGGGCGGGCCAGGTGCTGGAGGTGCCGTTGTCGGTCGACGAACGCGACGGGCTGTTCGCGTCGGCGGCGACGCTACGCGACGCCTACCGGTTGGTTTCGTCGTAG
- a CDS encoding TetR/AcrR family transcriptional regulator produces MVDKPCRGLRKDAERNRQRVLKAARELFAAKGMEGSLNDVAHHAGVGVGTVYRRFATKDELVEAVFEDGIDEVVCLAETALQQENSWDGFVWFIERQCELTATDRGLREMVYSKAYGGNRVERMRERLAPLVTQLVERARRDGYLREDIQHTDTPIIFLLAGTVSEWAGHVEPQLWRRYVALLLEGMRRRPDQQPLGVDALDPDGMQTAMHGWDPAG; encoded by the coding sequence GTGGTTGACAAACCCTGCCGGGGCCTGCGCAAGGACGCCGAGCGCAACCGCCAGCGCGTCCTGAAGGCCGCGCGGGAACTGTTCGCGGCCAAGGGCATGGAGGGCAGCCTCAACGATGTGGCCCACCACGCGGGGGTGGGCGTCGGAACGGTGTACCGGCGGTTCGCCACCAAGGACGAACTGGTCGAGGCCGTCTTCGAGGACGGTATCGACGAGGTGGTGTGCCTGGCCGAAACCGCTCTCCAACAAGAGAATTCGTGGGACGGGTTCGTCTGGTTCATCGAGCGCCAGTGTGAGCTCACGGCCACCGACCGGGGATTGCGCGAGATGGTCTACAGCAAGGCCTACGGCGGCAATCGGGTCGAGCGCATGCGGGAACGGCTGGCCCCCCTGGTCACGCAGTTGGTCGAGCGGGCCAGGCGGGACGGGTACCTGAGGGAGGACATTCAGCACACCGATACCCCGATCATTTTCCTGCTGGCCGGCACCGTCAGCGAATGGGCCGGTCACGTCGAGCCGCAACTGTGGCGCCGCTATGTGGCCCTGCTGCTGGAGGGCATGCGCCGGCGTCCGGATCAGCAGCCGCTGGGCGTCGACGCCCTGGACCCCGACGGCATGCAGACGGCCATGCACGGCTGGGACCCGGCCGGCTGA
- a CDS encoding RND family transporter → MSATVDDDQDEAATSPIPTARHRAEERKPLIPRFLRTFAIPVILAWVAIIAVLNTVVPQLDEVGKMRAVSMSPADAPSKIATQRVGEVFDEYNTSSSVMIVLEGDEPLGAEAHAFYDDMVDRLEADTKHIEHVQDFWGDSLTATGAQSVDNKAAYVQVYIAGEQGEALANESVATVREIASDDNAPEGLHVYVTGPSALSADQTAVGDASMKTIELVTFAVIIVMLLIVYRSVVTTGIVLVLVMAGLLSSRGIVAVLAYHHVFGLTTFAINLLVTLAIAAATDYAIFLIGRYHEARRKGKDREAAYYDMFHGTAHVVLASGLTIAGAASCLYFTRLPYFQTMGLPLAVGMVMVIASALTLGPAVISVCSRFGKVLEPKRMGQSRLWHKVGTTTVRWPGAILVCAVIATLVGLLALPGYHTTYNDRIYLPETVPANVGYAASDRHFTQAKMNPDLLLIETDHDLRNPADFLVIDKIAKALVRVRGIAQVQTITRPDGKPIEHSTIPYTLGQSGNLQIMSNDYTQNNLANMLVQADDLQISIDAMTEMMNIQEDLAAVSASMADKMATTSDDMNEVRDHLADFDDQFRPLRNYLYWEPHCFNIPMCWSMRSIFDAMDGIDVMSGDFEELVPEMRRMADLMPKMVAVMPDQINSMKHQKEILLNQYASQKAQQDLAMSLQEDMTAMGDAFDAALNDDSFYLPPEAFTNADFIDGMDNFISPDGKAVRFTITHQGDPLTPEGISRIEPLKLTAADAIKGTPWEGSSIYLGGSAATYADLQQGADYDLLIVAVAALILIFIIMIVLTRAIAAAGVIVGTVVLSLAASFGLSVLLWQHIVGIPLHWMVLPMSVIVLLAVGADYNLLLVSRMKEEVHAGVNTGILRSMVGTGSVVTAAGLVFAFTMISMSVSDLIIIGQVGTTIGLGLLFDTLVVRSLMTPSIASLLGRWFWWPQRVRPRPVPSPWPKPQPAAEEVTA, encoded by the coding sequence ATGAGCGCCACCGTCGACGACGACCAGGACGAGGCCGCCACCAGTCCGATCCCCACCGCGCGACACCGGGCCGAGGAACGCAAGCCCCTCATCCCGCGGTTCCTGCGGACCTTCGCCATCCCGGTCATCCTGGCCTGGGTCGCCATCATCGCGGTGCTCAACACCGTTGTGCCGCAACTCGACGAGGTCGGCAAGATGCGCGCGGTCTCGATGAGCCCCGCCGACGCCCCCTCCAAGATCGCCACCCAACGCGTCGGCGAGGTGTTCGACGAGTACAACACCTCCAGCTCGGTGATGATCGTGCTGGAGGGTGACGAGCCACTCGGCGCCGAGGCGCACGCCTTCTACGACGACATGGTCGACCGGCTGGAGGCCGACACCAAGCACATCGAGCACGTGCAGGACTTCTGGGGCGACTCGCTGACCGCCACCGGCGCCCAGAGCGTCGACAACAAGGCCGCCTACGTGCAGGTCTATATCGCCGGCGAGCAGGGCGAGGCGCTGGCCAACGAGTCGGTGGCCACGGTGCGCGAAATCGCCTCGGACGACAACGCTCCCGAGGGCCTGCACGTCTACGTGACGGGCCCGTCGGCGCTGAGCGCCGATCAGACCGCGGTCGGCGACGCCAGCATGAAGACCATCGAGCTGGTGACGTTCGCGGTCATCATCGTCATGCTGCTGATCGTCTACCGCTCCGTGGTGACGACCGGCATCGTGCTGGTGTTGGTGATGGCCGGCCTGCTGTCGTCCCGCGGCATCGTGGCCGTGCTGGCCTATCACCACGTCTTCGGCCTCACCACCTTCGCGATCAACCTGCTGGTGACGCTTGCCATCGCGGCGGCCACCGATTACGCGATCTTCCTCATCGGCCGCTACCACGAGGCGCGCCGCAAGGGTAAGGACCGAGAAGCCGCGTACTACGACATGTTCCACGGCACCGCGCACGTGGTGCTCGCCTCGGGCCTGACCATCGCCGGTGCCGCCAGCTGCCTGTACTTCACCCGGCTGCCGTACTTCCAGACGATGGGCCTCCCGCTGGCCGTCGGCATGGTGATGGTGATCGCGTCGGCGCTCACGCTGGGTCCGGCGGTGATCTCGGTGTGCAGTCGGTTCGGCAAGGTGCTCGAGCCCAAGCGCATGGGACAGTCGCGACTGTGGCACAAGGTCGGTACCACCACGGTCCGCTGGCCGGGCGCCATCCTGGTGTGCGCCGTCATCGCCACGTTGGTCGGCCTGCTTGCCCTGCCCGGCTATCACACCACCTACAACGACCGGATCTACCTGCCCGAAACGGTGCCGGCCAACGTCGGCTACGCCGCCTCCGACCGGCATTTCACCCAGGCCAAGATGAACCCGGACCTGCTGCTGATCGAGACCGATCACGACCTGCGCAACCCGGCGGACTTCCTGGTGATCGACAAGATCGCCAAAGCCCTTGTGCGGGTTCGCGGCATCGCCCAGGTGCAGACCATCACCCGGCCCGATGGCAAGCCCATCGAACACTCGACGATCCCGTATACGCTCGGCCAGAGCGGCAATCTGCAGATCATGAGCAACGACTACACCCAGAACAATCTGGCGAACATGCTCGTCCAAGCCGACGATCTGCAGATCAGCATCGACGCGATGACCGAGATGATGAACATCCAGGAGGATCTGGCCGCGGTGTCGGCGTCGATGGCCGACAAGATGGCGACGACGTCGGATGACATGAACGAGGTGCGCGACCATCTGGCCGATTTCGACGATCAGTTCCGGCCGCTGCGCAACTACCTGTACTGGGAACCGCACTGCTTCAACATCCCGATGTGCTGGTCCATGCGGTCGATATTCGACGCCATGGACGGCATCGACGTGATGTCCGGCGACTTCGAGGAACTGGTGCCGGAGATGCGCCGGATGGCGGATCTGATGCCGAAGATGGTGGCCGTCATGCCGGATCAGATCAACTCGATGAAGCACCAGAAGGAGATCCTGCTCAACCAGTACGCGTCGCAGAAGGCGCAGCAGGATCTGGCGATGTCCCTGCAGGAGGACATGACCGCGATGGGCGATGCGTTCGACGCAGCGCTCAACGACGATTCGTTCTACCTGCCGCCGGAGGCGTTCACCAACGCCGACTTCATCGACGGCATGGACAACTTCATCTCCCCGGACGGAAAGGCCGTGCGGTTCACCATCACCCACCAGGGCGATCCGCTGACCCCGGAAGGCATTTCGCGCATCGAACCGCTCAAGCTCACCGCGGCCGATGCCATCAAGGGCACCCCGTGGGAGGGTTCGTCGATCTACCTGGGCGGCAGCGCGGCCACCTACGCCGATCTGCAGCAGGGCGCCGACTATGACCTGTTGATCGTCGCCGTCGCGGCGCTGATCCTGATCTTCATCATCATGATCGTGCTGACCCGGGCCATCGCGGCGGCCGGCGTCATCGTCGGCACCGTCGTGCTGAGCCTCGCGGCGTCGTTCGGTCTCTCGGTGCTGTTGTGGCAGCACATCGTCGGTATTCCGCTGCATTGGATGGTGCTGCCGATGTCGGTCATCGTGCTGCTGGCGGTGGGTGCGGACTACAACCTGCTGCTGGTCTCCCGGATGAAGGAAGAGGTCCACGCGGGCGTCAACACCGGCATCCTGCGCTCGATGGTGGGCACCGGTTCGGTGGTGACGGCCGCGGGCCTGGTGTTCGCGTTCACCATGATCTCGATGTCGGTCAGCGACCTGATCATCATCGGCCAGGTGGGCACCACCATCGGTCTGGGCCTGCTGTTCGACACGCTGGTGGTGCGGTCGTTGATGACGCCGTCCATCGCCTCGCTGCTGGGGCGCTGGTTCTGGTGGCCGCAGCGGGTGCGTCCGCGCCCGGTGCCCTCGCCGTGGCCCAAGCCGCAGCCGGCCGCCGAGGAGGTGACCGCGTGA
- a CDS encoding DUF5078 domain-containing protein, which yields MSARALLFVLAAAGALTTSPQAFADATGEYPIPSKQIETRCDAEQYLAAVRDTSPIYFERYMLDKSNRPLDVQRAAQDRIHWFYSLDAAGRRQYAQDTATDIYYEQMATRWGNWAKVFFNNKGVVAKATAVCLNHPRGDLSVWDWPVAR from the coding sequence GTGAGCGCACGGGCGCTGCTGTTCGTGCTGGCGGCAGCGGGAGCGCTGACGACATCGCCGCAGGCCTTCGCCGACGCCACCGGCGAATACCCGATCCCGAGCAAACAGATCGAAACCCGGTGCGACGCCGAGCAGTATCTCGCGGCGGTCCGCGACACCAGCCCGATCTACTTCGAGCGGTACATGCTCGACAAGAGCAACCGCCCGCTCGATGTGCAGCGGGCCGCACAGGACCGCATCCACTGGTTCTACTCGCTGGATGCCGCCGGCCGGCGTCAGTACGCGCAAGACACCGCCACCGACATCTACTACGAGCAGATGGCCACCCGGTGGGGCAACTGGGCGAAGGTCTTCTTCAACAACAAGGGTGTGGTCGCCAAGGCCACCGCGGTCTGCCTGAACCACCCGCGCGGTGACCTCTCGGTGTGGGACTGGCCCGTAGCCCGCTGA
- a CDS encoding DUF732 domain-containing protein, translated as MFAGVATALIAVPIALAPSASADRDTEFANQLHGFGIYGQRDFNAWLAKIACKRLTTGVDADATASAEFLSANLARSTSTEQVWQFLGAGIPRYCPEHLGVLTAPAGEHA; from the coding sequence CTGTTCGCCGGTGTCGCAACGGCGCTGATCGCCGTGCCGATCGCCTTGGCGCCGAGCGCATCTGCGGACCGGGACACCGAATTCGCAAACCAGTTACACGGTTTCGGGATCTACGGGCAACGGGACTTCAACGCTTGGCTGGCCAAGATCGCCTGTAAGCGGTTGACCACCGGCGTCGACGCCGACGCCACCGCATCGGCGGAGTTCCTCTCGGCGAACCTGGCCCGCTCGACGAGCACCGAACAGGTCTGGCAGTTCCTGGGCGCCGGGATACCCCGGTACTGCCCCGAGCACCTCGGCGTGCTCACCGCGCCGGCGGGTGAGCACGCGTGA
- a CDS encoding SDR family NAD(P)-dependent oxidoreductase yields MDINGASAIVTGGASGIGAASARLLADRGARVVVADLNAERGEALAKEIGGVFVTVDVTNTDQILDAVNTATDLGPLRALVNSAGIGWAQRTIGRDGEFDSAHNLDAYKKVLAINLVGTFDCIRLAATAMSRNEFTETGERGAIVNLTSVAAFDGQIGQAAYSSSKGGVVGLTLPVARDLSAAGIRVNTVAPGLIDTPIYGEGEASEAFKAKLGESVLFPHRLGKPEELASMVIELLTNSYMNAEVVRVDGGIRMPPK; encoded by the coding sequence GTGGATATCAATGGAGCTAGCGCAATCGTCACCGGTGGCGCGTCGGGTATCGGCGCCGCCTCCGCACGTCTTCTCGCGGACCGGGGTGCCCGGGTCGTCGTCGCCGACCTCAACGCCGAACGCGGTGAGGCCCTCGCCAAGGAAATCGGCGGCGTCTTCGTCACCGTCGACGTCACCAACACCGACCAGATCCTGGACGCCGTCAACACCGCCACCGACCTGGGCCCGCTGCGTGCCCTGGTCAACTCGGCCGGCATCGGCTGGGCGCAGCGGACCATCGGCAGGGATGGCGAGTTCGACTCGGCACACAACCTGGACGCCTACAAGAAGGTGCTCGCCATCAACCTGGTCGGCACCTTCGACTGCATCCGGCTGGCCGCGACCGCGATGAGCCGCAACGAGTTCACCGAGACCGGTGAGCGCGGCGCGATCGTCAACCTGACCAGCGTCGCGGCATTCGACGGACAGATCGGCCAGGCCGCCTACTCGTCGTCCAAGGGCGGCGTCGTGGGCCTGACCCTGCCGGTCGCCCGCGATCTGTCGGCCGCGGGCATCCGCGTCAACACCGTCGCACCGGGCCTGATCGACACCCCGATCTACGGGGAAGGCGAAGCCTCCGAAGCGTTCAAGGCCAAGCTGGGCGAGTCGGTGCTGTTCCCGCACCGCCTGGGCAAGCCGGAGGAGCTGGCCTCGATGGTCATCGAACTGCTCACCAACTCCTACATGAACGCCGAGGTCGTGCGCGTCGACGGCGGCATCCGGATGCCACCCAAGTAA
- a CDS encoding PQQ-dependent sugar dehydrogenase, translated as MPAWADSLRLIGGLAGAALVAACSTEAPAPGPPTVADTSSPAPVSTGLAEVTVTVPDGMDQPPFDQPRRALIPRGWTLEVWARTSKPRLAAWAPDGKLLVSIPSTGQVLSMQPGRGAEVLLDGLTQPHGLTFAGDTLYVAESDRVDAYSYRDGSAADRRTIAGGLPDARSPDLRGAYSHALKSVAVGPDGAVYFSIGSTGNISASDRDADPPRATIMRVPAGGSEMEAFATGVRNGTGLAIAPDGSVWTAVNNRDNVADPDTGQVRPDYVDNHPPESVARLTPGRELGWPYCNPDGGPADLALIRDVQTNPDGKAMNCAALPRIEQSLAAHSAPLGMSFTVGQLPAPYDSGALIGVHGSWNRQNPQAPEVSFFDWRDGTLGNQQTLVGGFQTPDGNRWGRPVAAVSGPDGAVYITDDYADAVYRLAPPG; from the coding sequence ATGCCGGCCTGGGCGGATAGCCTCAGGTTGATCGGCGGCCTGGCCGGGGCCGCCCTGGTGGCCGCGTGCTCGACCGAGGCCCCGGCGCCCGGCCCGCCCACCGTTGCGGACACCAGCTCGCCGGCCCCGGTGTCGACAGGCCTGGCCGAGGTGACGGTCACCGTGCCCGACGGTATGGATCAGCCCCCGTTCGACCAGCCCCGGCGCGCGCTGATACCGCGGGGCTGGACGTTGGAGGTGTGGGCCAGGACGTCGAAACCCCGACTGGCGGCGTGGGCCCCGGACGGAAAGCTGCTGGTTTCGATTCCCAGTACGGGACAGGTCCTGTCGATGCAGCCCGGCCGAGGAGCCGAGGTGCTGTTGGACGGCCTCACCCAGCCGCACGGGCTGACCTTCGCCGGAGACACCCTCTACGTGGCCGAGAGCGACCGGGTCGATGCGTACTCCTACCGCGACGGCTCCGCCGCCGACCGCCGCACCATCGCCGGCGGGCTACCCGACGCGCGCAGTCCCGACCTGCGCGGCGCGTACTCGCATGCGCTCAAGAGTGTGGCGGTCGGTCCGGACGGTGCGGTCTACTTCTCCATCGGTTCGACCGGCAACATCTCCGCCTCCGACCGTGACGCCGACCCTCCACGGGCCACCATCATGCGGGTTCCCGCCGGCGGGAGCGAGATGGAAGCCTTCGCCACGGGTGTGCGCAACGGGACCGGACTCGCCATCGCGCCGGATGGTTCGGTGTGGACGGCGGTGAACAATCGTGACAACGTCGCCGACCCGGACACCGGGCAGGTGCGTCCCGACTACGTCGACAACCACCCGCCCGAATCGGTGGCTCGGCTCACCCCGGGCCGCGAACTGGGTTGGCCCTACTGCAATCCCGATGGCGGGCCGGCAGATCTGGCACTCATCCGCGATGTGCAGACCAACCCGGACGGTAAGGCGATGAATTGCGCGGCCCTGCCGCGCATCGAACAGAGTCTGGCCGCGCACTCCGCACCGCTGGGCATGAGTTTCACCGTCGGGCAGCTGCCGGCGCCTTATGACAGCGGCGCCCTTATCGGAGTGCACGGGTCCTGGAACCGACAGAATCCGCAGGCCCCCGAGGTGTCGTTCTTCGACTGGCGCGACGGCACTCTCGGGAACCAGCAGACTCTCGTCGGAGGTTTCCAGACCCCCGACGGAAACCGCTGGGGCCGGCCGGTGGCCGCCGTCAGCGGTCCCGACGGCGCGGTGTACATCACCGACGATTACGCCGATGCCGTGTACCGGCTCGCGCCGCCGGGCTGA
- a CDS encoding NDMA-dependent alcohol dehydrogenase — protein MKTKGALLWELNSPFKVDEIDLGDPVADEVQIRMHAAGMCHSDYHITTGATPIGLPALGGHEGAGVITKVGRNVTGLAEGDHVILAFIPACGECPPCLKGFRSLCDRGAVLLGGKAIADGTSRIHAGSHEVSPMNLLGTFAPYMTVHKDSVVKIDEDIPFETAAIMGCAVPTGFGSATNVAEVKPGETVIIVGVGGIGMSALQGAVISGAKQVIAIDPNEWKRDQAIKFGATHVYPSMAEAIAPVIDVTHGLMADKVIIAVGEMKGEYIEEAMILTAKTGTCVVTGMGSMMDADVKLNLFLFTMLQKTLKGNIFGGGSSHVETPRLAALYKSGLLNLDDMITRSYRLEDINQGYQDMLDGNNIRGVIRYDEADW, from the coding sequence ATGAAGACCAAAGGTGCCCTGCTCTGGGAGCTCAACTCACCGTTCAAGGTCGATGAGATCGACCTGGGCGATCCGGTGGCCGACGAGGTACAGATCCGGATGCACGCCGCCGGCATGTGCCACTCCGATTACCACATCACCACCGGCGCGACCCCGATCGGACTGCCCGCCCTGGGCGGCCATGAGGGCGCCGGCGTCATCACGAAGGTCGGCAGGAATGTCACCGGCCTGGCCGAGGGCGATCACGTCATCCTGGCCTTCATCCCGGCCTGCGGCGAGTGCCCACCGTGCCTGAAGGGGTTCCGCTCGCTGTGCGACCGCGGTGCGGTCCTGCTCGGCGGTAAGGCCATCGCCGACGGCACCAGCCGCATCCACGCCGGCAGCCACGAGGTGTCGCCGATGAACCTGCTCGGCACCTTCGCGCCGTACATGACGGTGCACAAGGACTCGGTCGTCAAGATCGACGAGGACATCCCGTTCGAGACCGCGGCCATCATGGGTTGCGCGGTGCCCACCGGATTCGGGTCGGCCACCAACGTGGCCGAGGTCAAGCCCGGCGAGACCGTCATCATCGTCGGCGTCGGCGGGATCGGGATGAGCGCGCTGCAGGGTGCGGTCATCTCCGGGGCCAAGCAGGTCATCGCGATCGACCCCAACGAGTGGAAGCGCGACCAGGCGATCAAGTTCGGCGCCACGCACGTCTACCCGTCCATGGCCGAGGCCATCGCCCCGGTCATCGATGTCACGCACGGGCTGATGGCCGACAAGGTGATCATCGCCGTCGGCGAGATGAAGGGCGAGTACATCGAGGAGGCGATGATCCTCACCGCCAAGACCGGCACCTGCGTGGTGACCGGCATGGGCTCGATGATGGACGCCGACGTCAAGCTGAACCTGTTCCTGTTCACCATGTTGCAGAAGACGCTGAAGGGCAACATCTTCGGCGGCGGCAGCTCGCATGTCGAGACTCCGCGACTGGCCGCGCTCTACAAGTCCGGCCTGCTCAACCTCGACGACATGATCACCCGCAGTTACCGCCTGGAAGACATCAACCAGGGTTACCAGGACATGTTGGACGGCAACAACATCCGTGGCGTCATCCGCTACGACGAGGCCGACTGGTAG